From the genome of Vicia villosa cultivar HV-30 ecotype Madison, WI linkage group LG2, Vvil1.0, whole genome shotgun sequence, one region includes:
- the LOC131651297 gene encoding uncharacterized protein LOC131651297, which translates to MVHPDNIFRDGVDVPEEVNGDAMLNEVNGDVKTIVVAIDVRQDFTNEMTFTSRQHLLEWNRIEASKLGFGIVIARSDNGTSRRQAFIVMTCERGGKYVPKIQKFKHDDTGSRKCLCPFKLRVSCRVDGLRSEMQQLLKLLNDNQYVSRFRACEGNFTVCDIFRTHHESIKLFNTFPTVLITENMVDVGTDGNCGYRVVANLLGKGEWNHTLVRRTLILELTMHRELYTRIYETKDIFDKIHDAIVPYLTAHAPVSKWISFPDMCHLIASVYDKVAVDSTII; encoded by the exons atggtgcaccccgataacATTTTCAGAGATGGTGTAGATGTTCCAGAGGAGGTCAACGGAGATGCTATGCTAAATGAGGTGAATGGCGATGTTAAAACGATTGTCGTAGCAATAGATGTTCGACAAGACTTTACAAATGAAATGACTTTCACTTCTCGTCAACACTTGCTTGAGTGGAACCGAattgaagctagtaaacttggctTCGGCATTGTGATAGCAAGGTCCGACAATGGCACTAGTAGAAGGCAAGCATTTATTGTGATGACATGCGAGAGAGGTGGGAAATATGTtccaaaaattcaaaagtttaaaCATGATGACACAGGATCGAGAAAATGTTTATGTCCTTTTAAATTGCGCGTATCTTGTAGGGTTGATG GTCttaggtcggaaatgcaacaacttttgaaacttttgaatgATAACCAATACGTTTCAAGGTTCAGAGCTTGTGAGGGCAACTTTACTGTTTGTGACATATTTCGGACTCATCACGAAagtatcaagttgttcaacacatttccaaccgtcctTATAACTGAAAATATGGTTGATGTGGGGACCGATGGTAACTGCGGGTATCGAGTCGTTGCCAATTTACTCGGTAAAGGAGAATGGAATCACACTCTTGTTCGtcgaacacttattttggaaTTGACGATGCATAGGGAACTTTACACCCGAATTTATGAGACTAAAGACATCTTTGATAAAATTCATGATGCCATTGTTCCATATCTTACCGCTCACGCACCCGTTTCAAAGTGGATTTCTTTCCCTGATATGTGCCATCTTATAGCAAGTGtgtatgacaag GTTGCTGTTGATTCTACCATAATATAA